The Andrena cerasifolii isolate SP2316 chromosome 14, iyAndCera1_principal, whole genome shotgun sequence genome contains a region encoding:
- the Eef1delta gene encoding elongation factor 1-delta isoform X2 → MEKSGLAQEKVWFDKPSYDKAERLYFERMAKVVSHKIMESCPVIKSEVSVTNNCQDILNSNPLSKAKSEKSKDNKLHSSENVSSDIAKEPKCQAKKEKQKERETTPNDAQSKKYNTKEVKEKKNKADTRHRNRGQGKNDVKEVKENAHTQLIRNKQQLPNQGNQQTTTPILSAGGSLANEVAKARQHIKQSLQCMDDIAAVAGLTTPTDNKKDTLEHIIEELRSTIDKLEKRVKVLEEKIDRPAPAKSDPAPKQSREKAEDDDDVDLFGSDSEGEDAEAAKVREERLAAYAAKKSKKPALIAKSNIILDVKPWDDETDMKAIEVEVRKIETDGLLWGASKLVPLAFGIHKLQISCVVEDDKVSVDWLTEKIQELEDFVQSVDIAAFNKI, encoded by the exons atggaaaaatcaggattaGCGCAAGAGAAGGTATGGTTCGACAAGCCATCCTATGACAAAGCAGAACGGCTATATTTTGAAAGAATGGCTAAG GTGGTGTCCCATAAGATTATGGAAAGCTGCCCGGTTATTAAGTCTGAAGTTTCTGTAACTAACAACTGCCAAGACATTTTGAACAGTAACCCTTTGTCTAAAGCGAAATCTGAGAAGTCGAAAGATAACAAGCTACACAGTTCCGAGAATGTTTCGAGTGACATTGCGAAGGAGCCGAAATGCCAAGCGAAA AAGGAGAagcagaaggagagagagactACTCCGAACGACGCGCAATCCAAGAAATATAATACGAAAGAagtaaaagagaaaaagaataaaGCAGATACGAGGCATAGAAATAGGGGACAAGGGAAGAATGATGTTAAGGAAGTAAAAGAAAATGCTCATACACAGCTAATACGGAATAAACAGCAATTACCTAATCAG GGAAATCAACAAACCACTACTCCAATTTTATCTGCTGGTGGAAGTTTAGCCAATGAGGTCGCCAAGGCTCGTCAACATATTAAACAATCTTTACAGTGT ATGGACGATATTGCAGCCGTTGCCGGTCTTACCACTCCGACTGATAACAAGAAAGATACTTTGGAACATA TCATCGAAGAATTGAGGAGTACTATCGACAAATTGGAGAAACGCGTTAAAGTTCTCGAAGAGAAGATCGATCGACCCGCGCCTGCGAAATCTGATCCGGCTCCAAAGCAATCACGTGAAAAGgcggaggacgacgacgacgtagaTCTCTTTGGTTCCGACTCAGAG GGGGAAGATGCAGAAGCTGCAAAAGTTAGGGAAGAAAGATTGGCAGCATATGCCGCGAAGAAGTCAAAGA AACCAGCTCTGATTGCCAAGTCCAACATAATATTGGATGTGAAACCGTGGGACGATGAAACGGACATGAAGGCTATCGAAGTAGAAGTACGAAAGATCGAAACCGATGGTCTCCTATGGGGAGCAT CGAAACTCGTCCCCCTTGCCTTTGGAATTCACAAACTCCAGATCTCGTGTGTCGTCGAGGACGACAAAGTCTCCGTGGACTGGCTCACAGAAAAGATTCAAGAACTCGAGGATTTCGTGCAGAGCGTGGACATCGCAGCTTTTAACAAGATATAA
- the Sf3b6 gene encoding splicing factor 3B subunit 6, protein MTMAMLQRRANVRLPPEVNRVLYIRNLPYKITAEEMYDIFGKYGAIRQIRVGNTAETRGTAFVVYEDIFDAKNACDHLSGFNVCNRYLVVLYYQSNKAFKRVDVDKKMEEIDKLKTKYNLNEEKK, encoded by the exons atgACTATGGCTATGCTGCAACGAAGGGCTAAC GTGAGGTTGCCCCCAGAAGTAAACAGGGTGCTGTACATCAGAAATTTGCCGTACAAAATCACGGCCGAAGAAATGTACGATATTTTTGGCAAATATGGAGCCATCAGGCAAATCAGAGT AGGCAACACTGCTGAGACCAGAGGAACCGCTTTCGTTGTCTACGAAGACATATTTGACGCGAAGAATGCTTGCGATCATCTGAGCGGTTTTAATGTTTGTAACAGGTACTTAGTGGTCTTGTACTATCAAAGCAATAAGGCATTTAAACGGGTTGACGTGGACAAGAAGATGGAAGAAATAGATAAACTGAAGACAAAGTATAATCTAAACGAAGAGAAGAAATAG
- the Eef1delta gene encoding elongation factor 1-delta isoform X1 encodes MEKSGLAQEKVWFDKPSYDKAERLYFERMAKVVSHKIMESCPVIKSEVSVTNNCQDILNSNPLSKAKSEKSKDNKLHSSENVSSDIAKEPKCQAKVSKADKDENEYNKGKKDCTDEKQKYDSISIKDSIKNNVKEKEKQKERETTPNDAQSKKYNTKEVKEKKNKADTRHRNRGQGKNDVKEVKENAHTQLIRNKQQLPNQGNQQTTTPILSAGGSLANEVAKARQHIKQSLQCMDDIAAVAGLTTPTDNKKDTLEHIIEELRSTIDKLEKRVKVLEEKIDRPAPAKSDPAPKQSREKAEDDDDVDLFGSDSEGEDAEAAKVREERLAAYAAKKSKKPALIAKSNIILDVKPWDDETDMKAIEVEVRKIETDGLLWGASKLVPLAFGIHKLQISCVVEDDKVSVDWLTEKIQELEDFVQSVDIAAFNKI; translated from the exons atggaaaaatcaggattaGCGCAAGAGAAGGTATGGTTCGACAAGCCATCCTATGACAAAGCAGAACGGCTATATTTTGAAAGAATGGCTAAG GTGGTGTCCCATAAGATTATGGAAAGCTGCCCGGTTATTAAGTCTGAAGTTTCTGTAACTAACAACTGCCAAGACATTTTGAACAGTAACCCTTTGTCTAAAGCGAAATCTGAGAAGTCGAAAGATAACAAGCTACACAGTTCCGAGAATGTTTCGAGTGACATTGCGAAGGAGCCGAAATGCCAAGCGAAAGTTTCAAAGGCGGACAAAGATGAGAATGAGTATAATAAGGGGAAGAAAGACTGCACGGACGAGAAGCAGAAATATGATAGTATCAGTATTAAAGATAGTATTAAAAATAACGTGAAAGAGAAGGAGAagcagaaggagagagagactACTCCGAACGACGCGCAATCCAAGAAATATAATACGAAAGAagtaaaagagaaaaagaataaaGCAGATACGAGGCATAGAAATAGGGGACAAGGGAAGAATGATGTTAAGGAAGTAAAAGAAAATGCTCATACACAGCTAATACGGAATAAACAGCAATTACCTAATCAG GGAAATCAACAAACCACTACTCCAATTTTATCTGCTGGTGGAAGTTTAGCCAATGAGGTCGCCAAGGCTCGTCAACATATTAAACAATCTTTACAGTGT ATGGACGATATTGCAGCCGTTGCCGGTCTTACCACTCCGACTGATAACAAGAAAGATACTTTGGAACATA TCATCGAAGAATTGAGGAGTACTATCGACAAATTGGAGAAACGCGTTAAAGTTCTCGAAGAGAAGATCGATCGACCCGCGCCTGCGAAATCTGATCCGGCTCCAAAGCAATCACGTGAAAAGgcggaggacgacgacgacgtagaTCTCTTTGGTTCCGACTCAGAG GGGGAAGATGCAGAAGCTGCAAAAGTTAGGGAAGAAAGATTGGCAGCATATGCCGCGAAGAAGTCAAAGA AACCAGCTCTGATTGCCAAGTCCAACATAATATTGGATGTGAAACCGTGGGACGATGAAACGGACATGAAGGCTATCGAAGTAGAAGTACGAAAGATCGAAACCGATGGTCTCCTATGGGGAGCAT CGAAACTCGTCCCCCTTGCCTTTGGAATTCACAAACTCCAGATCTCGTGTGTCGTCGAGGACGACAAAGTCTCCGTGGACTGGCTCACAGAAAAGATTCAAGAACTCGAGGATTTCGTGCAGAGCGTGGACATCGCAGCTTTTAACAAGATATAA